The genomic DNA AAGCTTGAAGGGTACTGTAAAATTTGCTTCATTGTAGACAGTGTCACTGATATTCCAGCAATTTCTAGTTCATGGCAGGCTGCAGACTTGGTGTTTCCTGGTTTGTTCCTGAAAATCCTAACCAATTTCCTCTTACCTGAGGTTGACAGTTTGACATCCAAGTAACTTGTGCTTACATACCACTACTTGAATTGATGATCTTAGAAATGGCTCCAAGTGACCTTCCCAACTTGTGTAAATCTACAATTCTACTTCTTAGATCTTTATTGAATTTGTTGGACCTTCCCATTATTATGAGTATTGGTTAATCCAATTAGTGCAGTCAAACAAATTCTTTTAATTCCGGCAAAGAGAAACTTCCAATTGTAGTCAATCAAGAGAAGTGAATACGCCTTGGCCTTGTCAAGTTAAAAGATTTTGTAGAACCTTCAGCACACTTCTTAAAAGATTTGAGAGAGTATATATATAAGAGCCAACTCCGCCATTGCCTGGTCCCAAGTCCAGGATGAGAAAAGAGGAGGGTTGGGTGTGGGGCTAGCAACCCCATCCTCTAAAAAAAAGCCATGCTACAGAAACTGCAACAACAAGTACATCCCGACAACTGCCTGGATGGGAAGACTCCTCTTCAGTGGGGCCCATGATGCGTGCCGGTGAAAGCCTTCGGGAAGCAAGCTCGCCGACAAGTCTTCTTACGACCAAGGCCAAGACCAGGATAGGGACCTGGAACATCAGAACCCTGAATGAAAGTGGCAAGTCAGCGCAGGTGGCCAATGAGATGAGAAGATACAGCATCAAGGTTCTCGGACTACGTGAGACCCGATGGATCGGAAGCGGCCAGACCAGACTGTCTTCAGGTGAAACCATAATCTACTCCGGGCACGAAGATGCGGACCACGATCACACCCAAGGACTCGCGCTACTGTTGGCGCCAGAGGTTACAAGGGTGCTGATGGCATGGGAACCCGTCTCACCAAGACTCATGATAGCCAGGAGCAGGAAGATTACCATCATCCAATGATATGCAGACACTAACACAGCACAAGCAGAAGATATATTTAAGCCTGTATATATACTTTGACTCTGTGaggattagagaaaatacaaaataaattcaaacttgccCACTCGATTCTTGTTTTGTAAAGTCACTAAAGATGTATGTTGTCCAATCATTCCGCCCTGGAAAAAGaatagttcaaagaaatcaataaaaggCCAAAATTATCTTGACACACATGGCAATGATGAGCACATATAAATTTCTGACCATGACTCATGGGTGTAGCCATCAATCTGGCAACGTAGCATGAGGACATTTCAGTTCCTATTTACCCTTTTGAAGATTGATTTGATTTTGTCACTGAGAACAACACAACAAGCCTAATCACTGCACATCTCTGTGGTTTTAGGGGCTTTTTCACAACACAGATCAGGTTCTGGCCTGGATTCAAACCTGACAGGTGCTTCCTCTGGGAACTACAAAATCAGATTATCATAGAAAGCACAAACTATGATGACATCGTCAGCAGGTGTATCTCACTTGTGGgagaaaaaacaatgaaaaatatttcTGAATAAATATATTCAGTTTGTCTTTCATGTAGTCTTTGATGACTGTGAAATTTCCAGAACTGACTCATCTAATACCGTTGAATTAAATATTAGATGCTAAGTGCTTAAATTATTAAGTATTACCAAGGGAactattttcacattttcagaacAGAACCAGTTTAACAACCCAAACTGTACTGATGGGGtcattttcctctttctcaCCAGCATGCTCCTGAGTCTATTCTGCCTCAGTGTCATTTGAGAACCAGCCTACATTTCTACAGGTTCGACCACAGATTATCATCTGGTACTAATGGCTGACATTGGGATGTATCTTCCAATCATTGGCCAATCAGCTTCTTTCCCATCATCAGTGCTCTCAGTAATTCTGACTTCAGGTTCATCAATCTTGTGGTCAAAGTATGCAGAACTGCTTCTAGGCTGGGTATCAGGGCCATGTAGGTGTAGCAAAGGTCACAGCATGGGAAGTCTGGCGCTCAGCATTTGCATTACCTAAATAAGCTCTTGTCACTGGAGTGTTTAGCCTGTGTCGCTTGTAAACTAGATTTTAGGCCCATTAACAAAAGAGTTCCCCTTCAACATTGAAGCTGGGAAGCTGGAGCTGACTGCAAGTTTTCCAGTATTTCCTGTCTGCAAACTTACACTTACactaactttaaaaatgtttatgttCAAAGATTTAAATCTTAGTCATCTCCTTGcgaacagaaaaataaaactctCTAGGGCTGTCCTGTGGTGTCTTGAACAAGGTTTTGGTAGCAGATCCTTTGGGCCTTGTGGGACATCATGTATGTTGTGAACAGTactgactgtgaagcactatggTCAACATTGTTATTCtaatatgtgctatataaataaattttgattttgattttgattgaaCTTGCACCAGAGCACCTAAGTGGAGTCTGGGGAGTTAAAGACAGTCCAACACCTTGGGTTGTTTGTCATGTCTCttgtgcagtttttgtgttgtggCAGGTGCTTTAGGTGTATCTTGGTCTGTGGTAATATGTAGCCGAGAGATTCACAGCCAAAGTAACTTCTGCAAAACATTTCATTGGAACAAGATGATTGTTATTCTTTTCAGCCATAGTTTTGTCAGCCATGTTGTGGCTGATCACTACAAGTCAGTGGTGTCATTCTTGGGCAGCTCATCAttcctgtttttgccttacGGATACTCATCACATGTCGCTTCTCCAGAGCACGtgctaaaaaaatgttttgttgtttatggGAGAATTTTTAATTTCCCCTTTGTGGATTTAAAAATATGACTTGACCATGTAACTAACACTAGCGCCAGCACTGTGGGATGATGCGGTTTTACTTCCTCAATATCAGTAAGCTGTTTTTGATACTGTACTTTCGAGGCTCAAGTGTTAGTttcgatttaaaaaaaacaaactgcttaTGTGGGAAAAAATTGAAAGAAATAAAGGAGCAAAAATCTGGTTTACTGCAAGCAAAATACATTAAATGGACTCTTTATTAGCTAAACCTTACTGGTACTGGGTTGAACTCCCATCTACTTTCAGAACTGTCTTCAGTTAGATAGATTAGTAGATTCAACAAGgtactggaaacattcctcgcatgacagcatcacacagttgctgaaGATTTGAGAGCTTCATATCTTCATATCTGCTTTTGTAacggcacctggtgtggtcttctgctgcggtcttctgctgctcaaAACATCCAACCTGTAGCCCATCTCCTTCAAGGTTATTTTGTGCATGCTCTTCTGCATGCCTTGGTTGTTTGAGTTACTGAAGTCAcgctttcttttgtctttttcagatCATTCCCTGTTAATCCCAGAGATGGATgtatgggaaaatcccagtagttcagtagtttctgaaatacttagACCAGCCTGTCTGCATCAACAATCATGTCATGTTTACAGTCGTGCAAGTCACACTAATTCCCCATCATCTTGACCTTGTCCATGTGGTATATGAGATTGTATTAATGAACAGTTGAACAACTGTACCAAACACTGTGGCCAGTCAGTGTATACTACAGCCTCAGCcattattttctctctctatgGCACGTAGTCATCTTTCTTCTCCCTTCTTATACTTAAACACCAGCAGGTCATCTTGGCCGTGTCTACATGGCTAAATGCATAGATAATTAACTTGTCCCATGGTTCctaaatttaatttcattaatagACCCTCTTAATCACCTGGCACTGATTAAATTTCCATGCATACATTTCAAGCTCTTCACAGACAGGATGTCTAAAATGTGGTTTCCTGCAGTGTGACCGggttaatggaaaaaaaatcagttacaCACATATTTTGCAGTTTTCCTGAATGGTTCAGACACAGGTGTGAACAGCCCACACATCAGactgttttattatttcatacTGCAATAAAAAAGTATGACTCCAGCAGATCATTTTCATATATTATAATACAGATGCAGAATTGAAAGTTTATTCTTTAAACAGCCTAGTATTTTACAAGAAATAGATAACTACTTGGAACTTTTGAACTTGtccttaaaacaggacataagTGGGCACGAATCCTTGGGCTCTACTTTGCTGTCATTATCCATGAACACCCAGCCaaaagagggaggaggggaggaaggGGGGTGCGGAACTAAAGTGTAGGGGGGAactcaataaataaaaacaaaaaacaatggatATAATCTCCAATCTTTCCCAAGCTACCCCATTCATGTATCCACActtcaaaatatatataaaaaacaaaacaaaacaatcagatACAGTTTGGGccaaatttgaaatttgttGATTTTGGATGAAGCAGCTGAAGAGATGTCAGCAAATCAGCAGACTCTCCATTAGTTTGACTTCCTTGCTCAGTTGGGCTGGTTGGGGGTATCCATCGACTGTTTGCTCCAGTCTGCTTCTCTTTAGGGTTAAACTTTTAGATGAAAGGTCCATTTGCACCAGGAAAATACGCTCTGCCTCAATGGCCAGAGTACTCCTGATAAAagggaaacagaaaaataaagggtGAAAGTCGAGGAAGCAGTTTGGGGTTCGGGTAAAGCAGCTGCTGTTCAAATTGGATACAGTcagtggggtgggggggtttgCTTGGCTGCAGTCCCTTAAAAGTCCTCCAAAGTTTCAATCTCTCCCATATTCAATCTCTCAGATGACGCATTCACAGAAAaacctgaaaatgtaaaaagaaacaactCAATTAGcacatgaaacataaaaaaagtcaTCATTTTTCAGATGGATGTTTGTCCTAACCTAGTAGGCTGGGGTCTGCCCGGACcatcttctgcttctttttcttcttccctgAGGTGACTGTCTCAAAGCGCTGCTGCTGCCCACTCGTATGGTTGGACTGGTAAACTGATGAAGATCCTGTTCCACCCCAGACAGAATCCTTGGAAAGAGAGAAACTTGCACTTAAAAGACGGCTCAGCTCTCAGAGGAAAGGCTCAACGCAGTCCCACTAAATATCGATGAACATAATACCAGTCAGAAACATCTGGAACATCATGAAGTGAAGATGATGAAACCAGAGCTAACAATGCTTCAAAATCACTGTGGAGGGAAATGAAGTGCGAAATAATAGGAACTGCCACCAGTGACAGTGTTAAAACTTTCACAAAAGAACTGAGGTGCTAAATGGCTCAAGATgagcctaaaaaaaaaaaaaaacgcaccttttatttattttttctcatgTCAATGTTTCCACTTGAATACATTAAACACACGAGGCTACTGATGCAACCTACTGTAATCGAAACAATAAACATGGGTGAAGGAAGGCGCAATGGTGTCATGTACTGCTCAGTTTGCCCTTTGTTACATATAATTTTTTCCATCAGCGCCACCTTCTGATCAAGGAACAAACTACTCCTGTAATTCTACCCCGACTACTTTTATCATCAGaatcagcatactttattaatccctagggAAATTATGtaggttacagttgctccagtacagtaacattaacaaaaacacactAGACTATTTAACAATACAATATGTTAAGATATAaggaatagcacaatatatacaaatcaccaaataataAATATCCAGGGTTGACAgatgtgattataaataaatatcaagaaaattgaCAGCAACATTACCGAGTAAGAAAAGAGTGTGTGCGAAATGgatgtaactattgcagtgtttacagtgtactTTTATTAAACTCTAACCTTTGATTTGAACaaaattatcattattattatttttttaatgtgtaccATTTATGACCAATAACCTCTGTtccagtttctgttttatgtATCCTTATTTTTAGCAAcataactgaggataaaacacgtTAAGAGACAATCTGACTGCACAGATGGGACAAGCCAGACACCTGATGATTGTTCAGTTAGCTTTAAAAAGTTTACTGGAAGCCTTGCATTTTCTAAATATAGCCAAAAGGCATATGGGTTCACTGAATGGATGCCTCATTTTTCTTCACTACTTAGAAAGAGGCCAGCTCAAAGGTGTGTTAAACAGACAAAGGTGTCAAAGTAACACGTCTGTCACCATAACGTAGTGTTGCATCAGCTTCATAAGTGTAATTTTACAGATTATAGTATGATTAAAATCCTGGATGCTCAAAAATCACATcttaaaagtaaaactatgaTATACTACACTCGGTCCACTTTAAtccacaaatatatatatatatttttttttttgataaatatGAGCTATCAAACTTTTCAATTAATGGGAGTTTGCTTTGGAGGAGTGACTGTGTATGTAAGCATGAACGGTCATACAGTCAAGGCAGAGTCTTTATTCACATATTTAACTGAATTCTTTGGTGTTTTTGGCTATTTGATAAACTAAATTGTATTTTACCTTTTAATAAAAACcacttatatataaaaaaaaaaaacaacttactAAAATCAGCCCAACCCTGATGGTAGAAGAACAAAACCTGTTAATATGCTGGTTAATATGCTCAAGCACTTTGCCATAAATTCCACTTTTACAAAATTATGACACCGAGTTTTTAGTGCCATTGTAAACAACACTGTTAATGCGCAATATTGATGTGACATTGGGAGGTGTTGGTGTACTGGACCGCATTGCATTTAAAAGTGTTCCTAATATTCTGCCTCCCTCATTTGTGGTAATGTGGTGGAAAACAATGTGAGAGTGCCCACTGTGTTTACAGTTCAAAGAAACCACTACACTCAGATTATTCTTCGAATAAACGAAAATGATTTTCATTCGCGTGTCAGGTTTTATACAAACAAAAGGTGAAGTGCTGCTCTGACTACAGACAACATAGAAGAAAGGTTGCCTTCATGTTTTAGTAAAGGCCACATGGATTAATCCTTCATAACATTGATGTATTGATAAAATTCACCTTTTCgacaatctttttttaattatttaaaaagagcaggctaaaaaaaagaaaagaaaaaagaagtgcCATGTTGGCACTTGCTATGACTTAAGATTTATAAATTAGCCGATTATCAcgggaaaaaaccccaaaaaacatttttatggatGGCATCTTTCTGGGGTCATCTAAAGGGTGATGCAACAGTTTTAGTTTTTGCATACAGCCAGAAAAGCCACATAAGTGAAGTGAAACATCACTTTCACCTCATTATAAGTCATATATGGAAGTGAGACATTTGGTGTAACAACCCTTGTTCTTGTAAGTCCTGCTcacctgctgttgctgctgctgctgctgcttgagGGCTTGCTGTTGTTTCTGTGGTGCCTGTTTCTGTTGGTTAGCGTTCTGTTTGGCACGACGTTCTAGGAACTGCTTGGCAAAGTCCTTGGCCTCGGGAGTGTCCCCCAGGTAGGCCCTGATGTAGTCGTGCACCTCGTACGGAGAGTCCACTTCTTTGAGGAAAGATGCAAACGTAGGAActggcagagaggaggaggagaatatTTGTGTTTGGCTTCCAGAAAGGGCCCATTAATAGTTCCTGGTGGGATGACTTTGTAAATCATATTTAAAGACTCACCATCCAGGTTGTTGGCCGTGTTGAGGGTGTGCAGAGTCTGCTCACACCATTGCATGAACGTGTCCTGTTGACTCTTGTTGACACCTTGAAACAACTTTAGcagcttctcctcctcctccaccttctTATTGGCTCGCCCACTTAAAGAGTTACTTCATGTgcacaaacaaatgaaagaggaagaCAAAGTAAGTCACTAAGATCTGCGTGTTACTCATCATATCCCTCACGCTGCAAATCATGCTATTCATCACAGCCTGTGACTAAGAGGGTTTGTAAAGTTTTGCCACTCTAAATAAATACCTGAGGTTGGCGTTGCCTTTATTGTTCTTCTGCGCGTTGCCTTTTCGGGTCTGTTGAGGTTGCTGGACAACTTCCTTCACAGCCTCATCCCAGAAACCCATATTTGAGTTGTGGGTGTCACCCCAGATGCTGCTGGAGTCCGAGCCCCAGTtagtgctgctgctggtgttaACAGACCCCCACACAGAGTTACTCAGAGAAGTCTGTGAAGAGAGCCAGACACGTCTCAGATTAATTGGCCCATTACATTCATGAGATATCAGTACATTAGTTGGTATATAAAATGCCTAAAATGGTAAAAGACAATTTAAAGTTTCCAAAGAAATTGACTGATGTGATAGTTTTGTCCATCTATCAGTTCAAGAACCCAAACAGATTgatttcttaagaaataaaaaGTGTAAAGCTTCACAGCTTAAAAGTCAGAACAAGGATGAGTTGCAAATATTTGGTTTTCTTACAaagtaacaaaacaaacagataatGCGAAAATCTGCTGATGCTGAAAATCTGCGGATTTTGCCGATTCATCATCAGTGAAACAATATAACTGGTGTAGTTGCTGGAATTCCTTTTTGCAGAAGTGAAATGTAAAACCAGAAGAACAACAATTACTGCCTTGTGGTTAAAGTGCCTCCAatagggagggagggagggacaAAGAAAGACGTTCTACATTACAGCCAGGAAAGTGTTTCTGCAGATCATGATGATGCCACAGATGATTACTTCGTTTTTTGACTAATGTGTTCAAAGTTTCACCCGACTGGCTTCTGAATTCTTCAGCTGTGGCTTAAACAGACCATCAATTTCTAATCAGTTTATCTCTGGTTTCAAGTAAACATCTGTGCCAAATCTGAAGAAACATCTGAGGTATGCCTCTGATCACAGCTGTTGCTCGTGCAGAAgcataaaaacagcagcagatttgTAAAgtcactaattaaaaaaaaacccaaaaaacaaacaaatcacaaTTTTGTCAACTCCTGGGATTTAAACGAAAATTTCATTAGTCAATATTTTGGATGTTATTAATGATATTCTGGCTTAAAATGCTGACTCCACTAACGACTCATAAACAGCTCTGCTTTTCTACGAAGCTCTTATTCTGTTTCAGCCAACAATATCTTGTGTTATTGTTTGTGTCACATACAGTTCTGTTTTGAGTGCGCGTCTGTGGGGCAACAATAGgatgttgttgctgctgttgctgctgctccttccGCTGTTTCATCTGCTGGGCTTCCTCCCTCTGAATCTCCAGCAAAGACTTGGTGGCAACTGGCTGTTTGGCCATGTTACCCCAACCTGACAGCTTGGCATGAGGCTGCTGAGCCTGCTGCAGGGCCTGTTGCTGTAGCTTAAGGATCTCTTGCTGCTGACGTCGCTGCTGTGAAGTGAACACAGTAttaatatacatataaacacatatacacatatatagaAACAGCATCTCAACAACAAGAAACAAAGTACTGATGACAGATGATAGACCATTATTGCTAAAAGTATTCGCACACGTACAAACTTGAGCGATGTCCCATTCTTAATTCATATGGTTTGATATGATGTTGGTCCACCCTTTGCAGGTaaaacagcttcaactcttctggcAAGATATTCCACAAGTTTAGCAGTGTTCATGGGAATTTTGCACCATTTTTCTGGAAGAGCATTGGTGATGTCAGACTGACTTGTTGGATAAGAAGGCCTGGCTTGCAAActctgctctaattcatccAAAAGGTGTTCTTCTCTTGGGTTGAGGTCAGAATTCTGTGCAGGCCAGTGAAGTTCTTCGACACCAAACTTGCttatccatgtctttatggacctttaCTTTTTGCACTGGTGGGCAGTCGTGTCGGAACAGGATGGGGTCATCCACAAAGTGTTCTCACAAAGTTGCGAGCATGAAGTTgcccaaaatgtcttggtatgctgaagcattcAAAGTTGCTTTCACTGCAACTAAGTGGCCAAGCCCAaccctgaaaaacaaccccacaccataatcccccTCCACTAATtttacacttggcacaatgcagtcagacaagcATCGTTCTCATAGCAaccaccaaacccagactcatcCATCAGATTGAAAGCgggattcatcactccagagaacacatctccactgctctagagtcaAGTGACAGcatgctttacaccactgcatctgATGCTTTGCCTTGCACTTGGTGatgcctaggtgcttgattttatacacctgagGCCATAGAAGTGACTGGAACATGttaattcaatgatttggatgggtgagtgaatacttttggcaattcAGTGTATGAAAGTATAATATAGTGTATACAGACTGGTTACACTTTTGAAAagcacataacagcagcagTTCACTGAAAATTAAACTGGTCCACTCTTCTTACCTCCTCCCGCGCCTGTcgttctctctcttcctccaaTTTCTGGATCTCGGCCAATGACAGGGCATTCTGAGTCTGGTTTATAGTGTTTGGTGACTGCTGGCCCCACTTTGATGAGGATGGAAGCTGTGGACCAGGATGAGGCATTTTGTAAACTTTAAAGTCATCTCGTACtctgtatttttaataaataaggGTTATGTTTATACCTTCATTTGTgcaagctgctgctgttgctgctgctgttgctgcagcCTCCTGAGGGCCTCTTGTTGCTGttgtctctgtctctgcagCTCCTGCTGTCTTTGGGCCTCCTGCTCTCTCCTCTTTTGCTCTTCCTGTTGTTGGGCCAGGGCAGCTGCCGCTGCAGCAGCTGCCGCCTCTTCCTCTGCTCGCTTCTCTTCCTCACGCCTCCGCAATGCCTCCAGTTCCTCCTGCTTTCTGCGCTCCTCTTCCTGGTGAAGCAGATACAAAAGCCCAATAAGCTCAGTGCTGGGTTCAAGAAGAGGAATTATTGGACACGATTTTGTACCCTTACCTGTTTGCGTAGAAACTCTTCTCGcttctttctctcctcctcttccctccGCCGTTCTTCTAATCTTCGAAGAGCTTCCTCCTGTGCCAttctttcctcttcctccttttgTCTCCGATGTGCTTCTTCCTGTTCCCTTTGCCGTCTTAGTGCCTCCTCCTTAAAATTCACAATGTTGTGTCAGTTCGAGCCTCACACCAAATGAACAAATCAAATGGTGACTCCAAAACGTAAAAACCCAACTGATATCTTTCTTTTGACTACCCAGTGGTTGTTGTCATTGGAACGCAACATGAATAAAGCCTGATTACAGCTAGTCTGTAAACAATATTGCTAGGAATTTGCTAAGCAATGAATGCTTAGCAAATTCCTAGCAACACTGTTTACAAACTAGCTGGTGCCACCTTTTTACGTTACAATGCAACTCTGACATACTGTATCTGTATAAAGCACCTGATATATCAACCCACTTTAACATTGCATTTTGCTGCCCATGTGAATTTTTCACTCTTTACAGTACTGACCTAAGACTCCCTTCATtggttagaatttatttaaaagacAGAAATGAGAGGCCGGAGGTGCAGAAGAGTCTGCCCCCTCTTACACTGTGTGAATAAGAAAACCTCAAAGATTGTCTTTTTGCCCAGTGCCACTAAAACATGTATTCATTCCATTTTTAAGCGCTTCTGTGAAAGCGTTCCACCTGTTTCTGCCGTGCCAGCTCCTCTTCTTCCAAACGTTTCCGTTCCTCCTCCTGTCGAGCTCTCAGGGCCTCCTCCAACCgtttcctctcctcttcctcccttttAGCTCTCATTTCTGCCTCACGCCTCTCCAGCTCCAGCTGACACACagcaaaataatgaattaaGGCATTGTTCACAGAAAcatgatttcaaaataatagtCGGACATTTCAGACTTCTATTGCTGTATTCCAAACTTCTGAGATTTTTAGAGGTTAGTAGAGACACTGTAAAACACTCGTAGACAAAGATTTTTAATCACCTTTGCATTCTTTGCCTTCTCAAACTGTTGCATCTGCTCAATAGTTGGAGCCTGTGCCATGGAGTCTATGGGTAAATCCCATACGCTGCTGCTATCCCACGCTGTTGAGAATGATTCAATTTTATACATTACACTtgccacaaaaacacatttccatCACTTCGAGATACTAAAGTAAGAAACTCACTGCTCTGAGCAgcttgttggaggttatttgtGCAGGAAGCCTGAGTAGACGGGTTCTGCATTTCCCACACAGAACCAGAGTCTTGTACAGACAGAGATCGGGTAACAGGAGGTAGGAGGCTCTCAGATGCTCTACAGTAATATAAAGCAAACACATTAATGGATCCAGTTTCCCTTGATGTCTCTAGAGgtaacatttttaaacactgaaatactTATGATAATAATGATGCTATCAACCTTATTTTAAGAGCCTGGTATTGCTGTTGAAGCAGGTTgatctgctgttgatgctgctgctgctgctgaagagGAGCTGAGCTAAGAGCTGCAGCTTTCTGCTGGGCCAGGGCCTGAGCATACTGCTGCCTAAAGGGAGGAAGATGGGTAGATAGTGATTAGAAGAAAAGCAGTATAGTGGCTGGGGGTTTCGTAGTGCTGAATCAAAGCAAAAGCGGCATGGGTTTGAACACTTTCAACCCGTTCATGTGGAGTTTGCCTTTTCTTCCTGCTGTGTTGCAGGTTTTGTCTGGGAGCTCATGTTTCTCTTGGCATTAAAAACATTCTAGAAACCTTTTGTTGGTAAATAAAACCACAAATAATGTGGACAGTTCATAGTTCCAGCAAGCAAGGCAGCTATTAATAAATAAGATGGCATTCACCAAAGTCAGATGCTGATATTTATGCATTGTGTCAAATCAATGTTGGACCAGCTGCTTctcctttcagctgctccctttaggggtcgccacagcagatcatctgtctTCATCTGACCCTATCTttagcatcctcttctgtcacaccacaccctctgcatgtccttcaCTACAGCCATAAATCTTCTTGTCCTCACTAGCTAAActggaaatttttttttaaaccaactcAATGTTTGATGAAGTGTAGAGTCAATAAAACTATTATTTTTTATTCGAAAGaagttattgttattgttgcaCAGAAAGCAAGAATAAATAAGCAATAATGTTTCAACTTAAACGGGAACTCTACCA from Pelmatolapia mariae isolate MD_Pm_ZW linkage group LG18, Pm_UMD_F_2, whole genome shotgun sequence includes the following:
- the gigyf2 gene encoding GRB10-interacting GYF protein 2 isoform X2, with translation MAETQTLNFGPEWLRALSGGGGSSGGGSSNAVASPPLSPALPKYKLAEYRYGREEMLALYVKDNKIPIDLHDKEFLPILQEEPLPPLALVSFTEEEQRNFSMSVNSAAVLRLTGRGSGLIAGAPRGRSTSRGRGRGRGDGGFYQRSFDDVEGFGRGVREMHRSQSWEERGDRRFEKPGRKDPDAAPGHFQINHMRGNYEDGGAGLPRKHDFTRSESENWRTSRDDQNDGPRSAGWREHPDQRRRFPFDAREDERGYRRPRSGSGSLEDERDSLPEWCLEDADEEAGTFDSSGAFLSLKKASKEPILEEAEIEFKTLEVCEEGLEDEDCQPKETKETETEAKREADRKELARVPEEAPPVPPTVSEPHSPAQSLSPNPPSRTEDLERPAERQPPLELPPEPCKVPVHVPMSNSILESLPMTHISTTLTDVSAPSPTLHIPQQKPIEVSVPMNNPLPFPSNIMAPFGRPTTVSHDTDEDEGLKHFEQEAEKMVAYLQDSGVDDERLAAKTSEKPKSAGLPLTHEAALKWFYKDPQGEIQGPFSNHEMTEWFQAGYFTMSLLVKRGCDEVFQPLGEIVKIWGRVPFTPGHAPPPLQGDGDQERLKRHQELTALNLYQLQQLQYQYLLRQQYAQALAQQKAAALSSAPLQQQQQHQQQINLLQQQYQALKIRASESLLPPVTRSLSVQDSGSVWEMQNPSTQASCTNNLQQAAQSTWDSSSVWDLPIDSMAQAPTIEQMQQFEKAKNAKLELERREAEMRAKREEEERKRLEEALRARQEEERKRLEEEELARQKQEEALRRQREQEEAHRRQKEEEERMAQEEALRRLEERRREEEERKKREEFLRKQEEERRKQEELEALRRREEEKRAEEEAAAAAAAAALAQQQEEQKRREQEAQRQQELQRQRQQQQEALRRLQQQQQQQQQLAQMKLPSSSKWGQQSPNTINQTQNALSLAEIQKLEEERERQAREEQRRQQQEILKLQQQALQQAQQPHAKLSGWGNMAKQPVATKSLLEIQREEAQQMKQRKEQQQQQQQHPIVAPQTRTQNRTTSLSNSVWGSVNTSSSTNWGSDSSSIWGDTHNSNMGFWDEAVKEVVQQPQQTRKGNAQKNNKGNANLSNSLSGRANKKVEEEEKLLKLFQGVNKSQQDTFMQWCEQTLHTLNTANNLDVPTFASFLKEVDSPYEVHDYIRAYLGDTPEAKDFAKQFLERRAKQNANQQKQAPQKQQQALKQQQQQQQQDSVWGGTGSSSVYQSNHTSGQQQRFETVTSGKKKKKQKMVRADPSLLGFSVNASSERLNMGEIETLEDF
- the gigyf2 gene encoding GRB10-interacting GYF protein 2 isoform X1; this encodes MAETQTLNFGPEWLRALSGGGGSSGGGSSNAVASPPLSPALPKYKLAEYRYGREEMLALYVKDNKIPIDLHDKEFLPILQEEPLPPLALVSFTEEEQRNFSMSVNSAAVLRLTGRGSGLIAGAPRGRSTSRGRGRGRGDGGFYQRSFDDVEGFGRGVREMHRSQSWEERGDRRFEKPGRKDPDAAPGHFQINHMRGNYEDGGAGLPRKHDFTRSESENWRTSRDDQNGEDDEGGWRPAGSRRDNDRWCPPSPDGPRSAGWREHPDQRRRFPFDAREDERGYRRPRSGSGSLEDERDSLPEWCLEDADEEAGTFDSSGAFLSLKKASKEPILEEAEIEFKTLEVCEEGLEDEDCQPKETKETETEAKREADRKELARVPEEAPPVPPTVSEPHSPAQSLSPNPPSRTEDLERPAERQPPLELPPEPCKVPVHVPMSNSILESLPMTHISTTLTDVSAPSPTLHIPQQKPIEVSVPMNNPLPFPSNIMAPFGRPTTVSHDTDEDEGLKHFEQEAEKMVAYLQDSGVDDERLAAKTSEKPKSAGLPLTHEAALKWFYKDPQGEIQGPFSNHEMTEWFQAGYFTMSLLVKRGCDEVFQPLGEIVKIWGRVPFTPGHAPPPLQGDGDQERLKRHQELTALNLYQLQQLQYQYLLRQQYAQALAQQKAAALSSAPLQQQQQHQQQINLLQQQYQALKIRASESLLPPVTRSLSVQDSGSVWEMQNPSTQASCTNNLQQAAQSTWDSSSVWDLPIDSMAQAPTIEQMQQFEKAKNAKLELERREAEMRAKREEEERKRLEEALRARQEEERKRLEEEELARQKQEEALRRQREQEEAHRRQKEEEERMAQEEALRRLEERRREEEERKKREEFLRKQEEERRKQEELEALRRREEEKRAEEEAAAAAAAAALAQQQEEQKRREQEAQRQQELQRQRQQQQEALRRLQQQQQQQQQLAQMKLPSSSKWGQQSPNTINQTQNALSLAEIQKLEEERERQAREEQRRQQQEILKLQQQALQQAQQPHAKLSGWGNMAKQPVATKSLLEIQREEAQQMKQRKEQQQQQQQHPIVAPQTRTQNRTTSLSNSVWGSVNTSSSTNWGSDSSSIWGDTHNSNMGFWDEAVKEVVQQPQQTRKGNAQKNNKGNANLSNSLSGRANKKVEEEEKLLKLFQGVNKSQQDTFMQWCEQTLHTLNTANNLDVPTFASFLKEVDSPYEVHDYIRAYLGDTPEAKDFAKQFLERRAKQNANQQKQAPQKQQQALKQQQQQQQQDSVWGGTGSSSVYQSNHTSGQQQRFETVTSGKKKKKQKMVRADPSLLGFSVNASSERLNMGEIETLEDF